The following coding sequences lie in one Candidatus Nitrospira allomarina genomic window:
- a CDS encoding efflux transporter outer membrane subunit — protein MNHPLALKWQWFLAFGLCSLLLCAGCAWIPPGEGPAEFLKSNSMDETLSHATHHEPEAPIPQWPEDRWWQEFGSPELDELIDTGLKNNPGLKVAYARLHEAHALVRVEGARLLPFLEADAELTAERISEHGVFAALNPEVAGIDIALGLINPLSFRWELDFWGKNRAMMESAMSRELAHHAEWAEVRLRLTTAIARSYFRRVALRQQLEVVEAMVELRRDLLNLANIRFRSGLDDANSIMRATAELEAANKREAGTREQLDFQQYLLVRLSGHGPDWGEHVFTDKVMMPRRIPLPPELPIGLLAHRPDLAAAKYRAEAAAKMIKVAKTRFLPTIDLNGFVGFRALTLASGAGDLGNLLFSSSSLAYGGGPGLRLPWFEGGRLRGELEAQRREYDAAVELYNDTLLEAMREVADSLSVWHETRSMLEAHRRLLRSVSVDRHLVEVRFRTGLDDRREVLQQHHAVLDQEFALKALEADQLVSMVGLIEALGGGYPVVRETSQTTE, from the coding sequence ATGAATCATCCCCTCGCATTGAAATGGCAATGGTTTCTTGCGTTCGGTCTGTGTAGCCTGCTCCTTTGTGCCGGTTGTGCCTGGATTCCTCCAGGCGAAGGCCCTGCCGAATTCTTAAAATCGAATTCCATGGACGAGACACTTTCCCATGCGACCCATCACGAACCGGAGGCTCCAATCCCGCAATGGCCGGAAGATCGTTGGTGGCAAGAGTTTGGGAGTCCGGAGCTCGACGAGTTGATCGACACAGGTCTCAAGAATAACCCCGGTCTCAAGGTCGCCTATGCCCGTCTCCACGAGGCGCATGCCCTGGTCCGCGTCGAAGGCGCGAGGTTGCTGCCGTTTCTGGAGGCAGATGCCGAATTGACCGCAGAGCGGATTTCCGAGCATGGCGTGTTTGCCGCCCTCAATCCTGAAGTGGCCGGGATTGATATTGCGTTAGGCCTGATCAACCCGTTGAGCTTTCGCTGGGAATTGGATTTCTGGGGGAAGAATCGCGCCATGATGGAATCCGCGATGAGCAGGGAATTGGCCCATCATGCGGAATGGGCAGAGGTGCGGTTGCGGTTGACCACTGCGATCGCGCGGTCTTATTTCCGCAGGGTCGCGTTGCGCCAACAGCTTGAGGTGGTCGAGGCCATGGTGGAACTTCGACGCGATCTCCTGAATCTGGCGAATATCCGGTTTCGGTCGGGTCTGGATGATGCCAATTCGATCATGCGGGCCACTGCGGAATTAGAGGCCGCGAATAAACGCGAAGCCGGTACTCGGGAGCAGTTGGACTTTCAACAATATTTGCTGGTCAGACTGAGCGGTCATGGGCCTGATTGGGGAGAGCATGTGTTCACCGATAAGGTGATGATGCCCCGCCGAATTCCCTTACCGCCGGAGCTGCCGATCGGGCTGTTGGCGCATCGCCCGGATCTCGCCGCTGCCAAATATCGAGCCGAGGCTGCAGCCAAGATGATCAAGGTGGCGAAAACTCGATTTCTCCCAACTATCGATTTGAATGGTTTCGTGGGGTTCAGGGCCCTGACTCTAGCGAGCGGGGCTGGAGATTTGGGCAATCTTCTGTTTTCATCGTCCAGCCTCGCTTACGGGGGGGGACCTGGCCTGCGGCTTCCCTGGTTCGAAGGGGGTCGTCTTCGCGGGGAGCTGGAGGCGCAACGGAGAGAATACGACGCGGCAGTGGAACTCTATAACGACACGTTGCTGGAGGCCATGCGGGAAGTTGCCGACAGTCTGAGTGTCTGGCACGAGACTCGCTCGATGCTGGAGGCACACCGTCGTCTGCTGAGGTCGGTGAGTGTCGATCGGCACCTTGTTGAAGTCCGCTTTCGCACCGGTCTAGACGATCGCCGTGAGGTGTTACAACAGCATCATGCGGTATTGGATCAGGAATTCGCCTTGAAGGCTCTGGAAGCTGACCAACTTGTGTCGATGGTGGGTTTGATTGAAGCCCTGGGTGGCGGGTACCCCGTCGTTCGAGAAACCTCTCAAACAACGGAATGA
- a CDS encoding HlyD family secretion protein gives MDAPTIKIRPKEIRRQRNRRLSLVGVILVAAVLAYSGYWWYYARFWVWTDNAFIAGNLVTLEAQATGIITQVLVEETQYVEKGDLLIRLDEHQAHAKLGRTRGLLGGEVRRIASLFAQRRRIQQKFTSKMARLDLVRHDVARFREALPSGAISEQILENALDKMRALQAEVMEIREEYQSITAEVGGVNIRHHPAVEAAKHEFITAYLEYIRQRIRAPASGHVAKRKAQVGDQVHPGVPLMTIVPLDHLWVEVNLRETEMQQVRPGQSALINVDVYGKHHTYHGTVEGLVPGTGSVFALLPPENAAGNFIHIVERVPVRVAFLKEEILEHPVRPGLSTKTYIDVSEPGRPLGDSLAETSTQEYETNIYADELIDAESLAQEIIRENLVLKRDRLEPA, from the coding sequence ATGGACGCCCCTACGATTAAAATTCGCCCCAAGGAGATTCGTCGCCAACGCAACCGTCGGCTGTCGCTGGTTGGGGTGATTCTCGTTGCGGCGGTATTGGCCTACAGCGGCTACTGGTGGTACTACGCCCGTTTCTGGGTATGGACCGATAATGCCTTTATTGCCGGCAACCTCGTCACGTTGGAGGCACAGGCAACGGGTATTATCACTCAGGTCCTTGTCGAGGAAACGCAGTATGTAGAAAAAGGAGATCTCCTCATTCGTCTTGATGAACACCAGGCCCATGCCAAATTGGGCCGGACGCGGGGTTTACTGGGAGGGGAGGTGCGAAGAATCGCATCATTGTTTGCCCAGAGGCGGCGGATCCAGCAAAAATTTACCAGCAAGATGGCTCGACTCGACTTAGTACGCCACGATGTGGCCCGCTTCCGTGAGGCGCTTCCAAGTGGGGCCATATCTGAACAAATCCTCGAAAATGCCCTTGATAAAATGCGAGCACTTCAAGCCGAGGTCATGGAAATCCGTGAGGAATACCAATCCATCACCGCGGAGGTTGGGGGTGTGAATATTAGGCATCATCCGGCTGTAGAAGCCGCTAAGCATGAATTCATCACCGCCTATCTTGAGTACATACGACAGCGCATTCGGGCGCCGGCTTCTGGCCATGTGGCCAAGCGAAAGGCCCAGGTCGGAGACCAGGTTCACCCGGGTGTTCCACTGATGACGATCGTGCCTCTAGATCATCTGTGGGTGGAAGTGAATTTGCGGGAAACCGAAATGCAGCAGGTCCGTCCAGGGCAGTCGGCATTGATAAATGTGGATGTATACGGAAAGCACCACACATACCATGGGACCGTCGAAGGGCTGGTGCCCGGCACTGGCAGTGTATTCGCCTTGTTGCCTCCTGAAAATGCGGCCGGCAATTTCATTCATATCGTAGAGCGGGTGCCTGTGCGGGTCGCTTTTTTGAAAGAAGAGATCCTGGAGCATCCCGTCCGTCCGGGATTGTCGACCAAAACCTATATCGATGTGAGCGAGCCGGGACGCCCTCTGGGAGATTCATTGGCAGAGACTTCCACTCAGGAATATGAGACGAACATCTATGCCGATGAACTTATCGATGCAGAGTCCCTGGCCCAAGAAATCATCAGGGAGAACCTTGTTTTGAAACGCGATCGGCTTGAACCGGCATAG
- a CDS encoding response regulator, giving the protein MSIPSVFVVDDDEVVRLNIGKKLSRLHCSVRAFESGEALMEFLRDYRDEPDVILVDYKMGGMNGVETLQAIRKFSSVPAIIFTAYEGRIDPQEIKEIGNCEVMIKTVDLHNLSHMVNGVMALRNLRKVDCWVDTGGLPT; this is encoded by the coding sequence GTGAGCATACCCTCTGTATTTGTGGTGGATGATGATGAGGTGGTTCGTTTAAATATTGGGAAAAAACTTTCTCGGTTGCATTGCTCGGTACGTGCCTTTGAATCGGGAGAGGCCTTAATGGAATTTTTAAGAGATTATAGGGATGAACCTGATGTGATCTTGGTGGATTATAAAATGGGTGGAATGAATGGGGTGGAAACCCTGCAAGCCATTCGAAAATTTTCTTCTGTTCCAGCCATTATCTTTACCGCGTATGAAGGTAGGATAGATCCGCAGGAAATAAAAGAAATTGGGAATTGTGAGGTCATGATCAAAACCGTAGATCTTCACAATCTCAGTCATATGGTGAACGGGGTCATGGCCTTGAGGAATTTACGAAAAGTTGATTGTTGGGTTGATACCGGGGGGTTGCCAACCTGA
- a CDS encoding DHA2 family efflux MFS transporter permease subunit: protein MFPKRLRGWHFILFNLTLGLAHILVMFNVGSYVALLPHVAGDLEGVLPSFLTWAQTDFMIALALGIPIGRTLSDRYGNNRVFIVAFLVYAVASYIGASSMTHWEFLNARIIQGFAGGLTVFLSQDMLLREYPDRLKSMGLAIWGLFTITPFTIGLPVGGWIADDLGWRYLFYLDVALSLVVVGFMGSLLYGRGFHRQRTRFDFVGFFLLAVILGGIQTLLNMGNDFDWLDSPFLRGVLIVVIVALPCFIIWELGERHPMLDLRLFADRNFTIGVICMVAGFFSIQGLITLLIVQLQLLLGYSSLLAGIALLPMVLLAAPMIAVMHELSKRVEARMLASLNFLGFAVTLYWIGHYDDPQSFDQIFWPMLLEGLFLGSFFTPLTVLTIHRLSGVQMFRAAEAVNLLRIAAGAFGITYQTIVLFRRTPFHQLHLANHFGGRQFASFDVLGRFSSNLNGAGLDAAMVKGKLLALVRQYAGILAMSDAFLLASYMFLGLAALVWLAYPTQLPLHPSQEEELLEMRAEALLEEPL, encoded by the coding sequence ATGTTTCCCAAACGCCTGCGAGGCTGGCACTTTATTCTGTTCAACTTGACGCTCGGTCTCGCACACATTCTCGTGATGTTCAATGTCGGGTCCTATGTGGCCTTGTTGCCTCATGTGGCCGGCGATCTGGAAGGCGTGTTGCCGAGCTTCCTGACTTGGGCTCAGACGGATTTCATGATTGCCCTGGCGCTGGGCATTCCTATTGGCCGCACGCTGTCTGACCGGTACGGTAATAATCGTGTGTTCATTGTTGCCTTTCTTGTGTATGCCGTGGCTTCGTATATTGGCGCCAGCAGTATGACTCATTGGGAGTTTCTGAATGCCCGCATAATTCAGGGATTTGCTGGCGGCCTCACGGTTTTTCTCTCACAAGACATGCTGCTCAGAGAGTACCCGGACCGGCTCAAGTCCATGGGGTTAGCCATCTGGGGTTTGTTTACCATTACGCCGTTTACCATTGGACTTCCTGTTGGCGGGTGGATCGCGGATGATCTCGGGTGGCGTTATCTGTTTTATCTGGATGTCGCCCTTTCCCTGGTCGTCGTCGGTTTCATGGGATCGTTGTTGTATGGTCGGGGATTCCATCGACAGCGTACCCGATTCGACTTCGTGGGATTTTTTCTGTTGGCCGTCATTTTGGGGGGCATTCAGACTCTTCTGAACATGGGTAACGATTTTGACTGGCTTGACTCGCCATTCCTCCGTGGCGTCCTGATTGTCGTCATTGTGGCATTGCCCTGTTTTATCATCTGGGAGCTCGGCGAACGTCACCCGATGCTGGATCTACGGTTGTTCGCCGACCGAAATTTTACCATCGGGGTGATCTGTATGGTGGCCGGATTCTTCTCGATCCAGGGATTGATCACGCTTCTGATCGTTCAGCTTCAACTGTTGTTGGGCTATTCGTCCTTGCTGGCCGGGATTGCGCTCCTCCCCATGGTATTGTTGGCGGCTCCAATGATTGCGGTGATGCACGAGCTCTCCAAGCGGGTCGAGGCTCGCATGCTCGCGAGCCTCAATTTTCTCGGGTTTGCTGTGACTCTGTACTGGATAGGCCATTACGACGATCCTCAGTCCTTTGATCAGATTTTCTGGCCCATGCTGCTTGAAGGTCTTTTTCTTGGCTCATTTTTTACACCGCTGACTGTGCTCACCATTCATCGATTGTCCGGCGTTCAGATGTTTCGGGCGGCAGAGGCGGTCAATCTGTTGCGTATCGCCGCGGGTGCATTCGGGATTACCTATCAAACGATTGTGCTCTTTCGACGGACCCCCTTCCATCAGCTTCATTTGGCAAACCATTTTGGGGGAAGACAGTTTGCGTCCTTCGACGTGCTGGGAAGATTCTCTTCCAACCTGAATGGCGCCGGGCTCGATGCTGCCATGGTGAAGGGCAAGCTCTTGGCCCTTGTCAGACAATATGCGGGAATTCTGGCCATGAGCGATGCGTTTCTGCTTGCCAGCTATATGTTTCTCGGATTGGCCGCGCTCGTCTGGTTGGCTTATCCTACCCAACTACCCTTGCATCCAAGCCAAGAAGAAGAGTTGCTGGAGATGCGGGCCGAAGCACTTCTCGAGGAGCCGCTATGA
- a CDS encoding 4Fe-4S dicluster domain-containing protein, whose translation MPEVYNWQLGRKMLYPYEERHPKWQFAFVFNINRCLACQTCSMADKSTWLFSKGQEYMWWNNVETKPYGGYPQFYDVKITQLIEQVNPGGQVWNVRVGRKHHAPYGVFEGMTIFDAGAKIGQAAIGYIPTDQEWRFVNIYEDTATSMRAIVEGVDKTGFTKEEPWKMQGSSLPEHETYFFYLQRICNHCTYPGCLAACPRKAIYKRPEDGIVLIDQNRCRGYKKCVEQCPFKKPMYRGTTRVSEKCIACYPRVEGKDPLTGGEPMETRCMAACVGKIRLQGLVKVGDDGLWAEDRWNPLYYTIRVEQVALPLYPQWGTEPNGFYIPPRQAPRGYIRQMFGPGVDNAIEKYLVPSRELLAVLQLWRASQQIIFRYDVIPGPKVFETQIHGRKFEMYNDTVLGFNKSGKEAVRQQVEEPIYIRPAERVNWL comes from the coding sequence ATGCCTGAAGTGTATAACTGGCAGTTAGGACGGAAGATGCTGTATCCGTATGAGGAGCGGCATCCGAAATGGCAGTTTGCGTTTGTCTTTAACATCAACCGGTGTTTGGCGTGTCAAACCTGCTCGATGGCGGACAAGTCGACGTGGCTGTTCAGCAAAGGGCAGGAATACATGTGGTGGAACAACGTGGAAACGAAGCCGTACGGGGGCTATCCGCAGTTCTACGATGTGAAGATCACGCAGTTGATTGAGCAGGTCAATCCGGGCGGGCAGGTGTGGAACGTGCGGGTGGGCCGCAAACATCATGCGCCGTATGGGGTGTTTGAAGGAATGACGATCTTTGATGCGGGCGCCAAGATCGGGCAGGCGGCCATTGGCTACATCCCGACCGACCAGGAATGGCGGTTTGTGAATATCTATGAAGATACGGCGACCTCGATGCGGGCGATCGTGGAAGGGGTGGATAAGACGGGGTTCACGAAAGAAGAGCCGTGGAAAATGCAAGGCAGCAGCTTGCCGGAGCATGAGACGTACTTCTTCTATCTGCAACGCATCTGTAACCACTGTACGTATCCGGGGTGTCTGGCGGCGTGTCCGCGGAAGGCCATCTACAAGCGGCCGGAAGACGGGATTGTGTTGATCGACCAGAACCGGTGCCGGGGGTACAAGAAGTGTGTGGAGCAATGCCCGTTTAAAAAGCCGATGTACCGGGGGACGACGCGGGTGAGTGAGAAGTGTATTGCGTGCTATCCGCGGGTGGAAGGCAAAGACCCCTTAACGGGGGGCGAGCCGATGGAGACGCGGTGTATGGCGGCGTGCGTGGGCAAAATCCGGCTGCAAGGGTTGGTGAAGGTGGGCGATGACGGGCTCTGGGCGGAAGATCGCTGGAATCCGTTGTACTATACCATCCGGGTGGAACAAGTGGCGTTGCCGTTGTATCCGCAATGGGGCACGGAACCCAACGGGTTTTACATCCCACCGCGGCAGGCGCCGCGGGGCTACATCCGGCAGATGTTCGGGCCGGGGGTAGATAATGCGATTGAGAAGTATCTGGTGCCGAGCCGGGAGTTGTTGGCGGTGCTGCAGTTGTGGCGGGCGAGCCAACAGATCATCTTCCGGTATGACGTGATTCCGGGGCCGAAAGTGTTTGAAACCCAAATCCATGGGCGGAAGTTTGAGATGTACAACGACACGGTGTTGGGGTTCAACAAATCGGGCAAGGAAGCGGTGCGGCAGCAAGTGGAAGAGCCGATTTACATCCGCCCGGCCGAGCGGGTGAACTGGCTGTAA
- a CDS encoding molybdopterin-dependent oxidoreductase produces the protein MLVTKRQFLKITAGTVAAVALADNALALTALQPVVEVGNPLGEYPDRSWERVYHDQYRYDSSFTWCCSPNDTHACRIRAFVRNGVVMRVEQNYDHQTYEDMYGNRGTFAHNPRMCLKGYTYHRRVYGPYRLKGPLMRRGWKAWMDDGSPELDPTVMTKYKFNARYLDDMLRVSWDTAFTYLAKAMIVIANRYSGEAGARRLREQGYPPEMIEMMKGSGVRSMKFRAGMPVLGVIGKMGITRMNGGCGALLDSWVRKVGPENAQGGRYFNNLTWHGDQDPSQPFWSGAQAIDCDLSDMRFSKMNTSWGKNFVENKMPEAHWKLESIERGGRVVVITPEYNPTAQRADYWMPVRPETDGALFLGACKIILDDGLQDSDFIRSSTDLPLLIRTDTLQYLDPRDVIKDYAFPDFSKTYSGKVQGLSPSQIARLGGFMVWDLNQDKAVPLHRELVGWHFKNSGLDPALTGSFRVKLLSGREADVMPLFQMYQVHLQDYDLDTVHQINRCPKDLIVRWARDNGTIKPAAIHNGEGVCHYFHMTSMGRAAAMVMTLTGNMGKFGTGCHTWSGNYKVGVWAATPWSGEGIGIHTGENPFKITTDPNAHGKEINYRPYYYGEETTYWNHGDTALIVNTPKYGRRVFTGKTHMPTPSKLRWVANVNILNNSKHHYDMVKNVDPHIEAIVTQDIEMTSDVNHADVSFAVNGWMEFTYPEMTATVSNPWMQVWKGGIRPLYDTRNDLDTVAGVAAKLTEITGDGRFKDYFKFVYDNRVDVYVQRLLDAGSTSYGYNADTMLKSEKGWMVMTRTYPRIPLWEETNESKPHWTRSGRLETYRVEPEAIEYGENFISHREGTEATPYLPNAIMSSNPYIRPDDYGIPITAQHHDDKTVRNIKLPWAEIKRYANPLWEKGYQFYCVTPKTRHRVHSQWSVNDWVQMYESNFGDAYRMDKRTPGVGEHQIHINPSAAKDRGINDGDYVYVDGNPVDRPYRGWKPSDPYYKVARLMIRAKYNPAFPYHVTMAKHAPYVSTAKSVKGHETRPDGRAIALDTGYQSNFRYGAQQSFTRSWLMPMHQLDSLPGKMANKWKFKWGFEIDHHAVNTVPKECLIRITKAEDGGIGGRGPWEPVRTGFTPGQENEFMIKWLKGDHIKIKV, from the coding sequence ATGTTGGTCACAAAAAGACAATTTTTAAAAATTACAGCAGGCACTGTGGCTGCAGTGGCGTTAGCGGATAATGCGCTGGCGTTGACGGCATTGCAACCGGTTGTGGAGGTAGGCAATCCATTGGGTGAATACCCGGATCGCTCCTGGGAGCGGGTCTATCACGATCAATACCGGTATGACAGTTCCTTTACCTGGTGTTGTTCCCCGAATGACACGCATGCCTGTCGTATTCGTGCGTTTGTCCGGAACGGGGTCGTGATGCGCGTAGAACAAAACTACGATCACCAAACCTATGAGGATATGTACGGGAATCGGGGAACCTTTGCCCATAATCCCCGGATGTGTTTGAAGGGGTATACCTACCATCGCCGGGTATATGGACCATACCGTTTAAAGGGGCCTTTGATGCGGCGCGGCTGGAAAGCCTGGATGGATGACGGAAGTCCTGAATTAGACCCAACGGTCATGACGAAATATAAATTCAATGCGCGCTATTTGGATGATATGTTGCGGGTGTCCTGGGATACCGCGTTTACCTATTTGGCCAAGGCCATGATCGTGATCGCCAACCGGTATAGCGGCGAAGCCGGTGCGAGGCGATTACGGGAACAAGGGTATCCTCCGGAAATGATCGAAATGATGAAGGGCTCAGGAGTGCGGAGCATGAAATTCCGTGCCGGTATGCCCGTGTTGGGTGTCATAGGCAAAATGGGCATTACGCGGATGAACGGTGGATGTGGAGCTCTGTTGGATAGTTGGGTGAGAAAAGTTGGCCCGGAGAATGCCCAGGGTGGGCGGTATTTTAATAATTTGACCTGGCACGGTGATCAGGATCCTTCGCAACCATTCTGGTCCGGAGCGCAAGCCATTGATTGTGATCTTTCTGATATGCGATTCAGCAAAATGAATACCAGTTGGGGCAAAAATTTCGTCGAAAATAAAATGCCGGAAGCCCATTGGAAACTGGAGTCCATTGAACGGGGTGGTCGAGTGGTGGTCATTACCCCGGAATACAATCCCACCGCACAACGGGCCGACTATTGGATGCCGGTCCGCCCCGAAACAGATGGAGCGTTATTCCTAGGGGCTTGCAAAATTATTTTAGACGATGGTCTTCAGGACAGCGATTTTATTCGGTCCAGCACGGATTTACCCTTGTTGATTCGCACGGATACTCTGCAATATTTGGATCCGCGCGATGTCATTAAAGATTATGCCTTCCCGGATTTCTCCAAAACTTACTCCGGCAAAGTGCAAGGACTTTCGCCTTCGCAGATTGCTCGTCTTGGAGGGTTTATGGTGTGGGATCTCAATCAGGACAAAGCGGTCCCGCTTCATCGAGAACTGGTGGGTTGGCACTTTAAGAACAGCGGTCTCGATCCGGCATTAACGGGATCGTTCAGGGTGAAATTACTGAGTGGGAGGGAGGCAGATGTCATGCCCCTTTTCCAGATGTATCAGGTCCATCTTCAGGATTACGATCTGGATACTGTTCACCAAATTAATCGATGTCCGAAAGACCTTATTGTGCGATGGGCTCGAGATAACGGGACCATCAAACCGGCCGCCATTCATAATGGAGAAGGCGTCTGCCATTATTTTCATATGACGTCGATGGGGCGTGCGGCCGCCATGGTGATGACCCTGACCGGAAACATGGGGAAATTCGGTACGGGATGTCATACATGGTCAGGAAATTATAAGGTTGGTGTTTGGGCGGCCACGCCATGGTCGGGGGAAGGCATTGGGATCCACACCGGGGAAAATCCTTTCAAGATCACGACAGATCCGAATGCCCATGGGAAAGAGATTAATTACCGCCCATACTATTATGGTGAAGAGACGACGTACTGGAACCACGGCGATACGGCTCTGATTGTGAATACGCCCAAGTATGGCCGTCGGGTGTTTACCGGAAAGACGCATATGCCGACGCCGAGTAAGCTTCGATGGGTGGCGAATGTCAATATTCTCAATAATTCCAAGCACCATTATGACATGGTCAAAAATGTGGATCCTCACATTGAAGCGATTGTGACTCAGGACATTGAAATGACATCCGATGTGAATCACGCCGATGTGTCATTTGCTGTGAACGGGTGGATGGAGTTTACCTATCCTGAAATGACCGCCACCGTCTCCAACCCCTGGATGCAGGTATGGAAAGGTGGCATCCGGCCGTTGTATGACACGCGGAACGATTTGGATACGGTGGCGGGCGTCGCGGCCAAACTCACCGAAATAACGGGGGATGGGCGATTTAAAGATTACTTTAAATTTGTCTATGACAACCGTGTGGATGTGTATGTGCAACGGTTGTTGGATGCCGGTAGTACGTCGTATGGGTATAACGCGGACACGATGTTGAAGTCGGAAAAGGGTTGGATGGTGATGACCCGGACTTATCCTCGAATTCCATTGTGGGAAGAGACCAATGAATCGAAGCCGCATTGGACGCGCAGCGGACGCCTGGAGACCTACCGGGTGGAGCCGGAAGCCATTGAATATGGGGAAAACTTCATCTCTCATCGTGAAGGGACGGAGGCCACTCCCTACTTGCCGAATGCGATCATGTCATCCAATCCGTATATCCGGCCGGATGACTATGGGATTCCGATCACGGCACAACATCATGACGACAAAACCGTCCGCAACATCAAGTTGCCTTGGGCGGAAATTAAACGATACGCCAATCCCCTCTGGGAGAAGGGGTATCAGTTCTATTGCGTGACGCCGAAGACCCGGCATCGGGTGCATAGCCAATGGTCGGTGAACGACTGGGTGCAGATGTATGAGTCCAACTTTGGCGATGCCTATCGGATGGATAAGCGGACGCCAGGTGTGGGTGAACATCAAATCCATATCAACCCATCAGCGGCCAAAGATCGGGGCATCAACGACGGGGACTATGTCTACGTGGATGGGAACCCGGTGGACCGGCCGTATCGTGGCTGGAAGCCCAGCGACCCCTATTACAAGGTGGCACGGTTGATGATCCGGGCGAAGTACAACCCGGCTTTCCCGTACCATGTCACGATGGCCAAGCATGCGCCGTATGTATCCACGGCGAAGTCGGTGAAGGGGCATGAAACCCGGCCGGACGGACGGGCGATTGCGCTGGATACCGGATATCAATCGAACTTCCGGTATGGAGCGCAGCAGTCCTTTACCCGCAGTTGGCTGATGCCGATGCACCAATTGGACTCATTGCCAGGAAAAATGGCGAATAAATGGAAATTCAAATGGGGTTTTGAGATCGATCATCATGCGGTCAACACGGTGCCGAAGGAGTGTCTCATCCGGATCACGAAAGCGGAGGATGGCGGTATCGGCGGACGGGGGCCGTGGGAACCGGTCCGGACCGGGTTCACGCCAGGCCAGGAGAATGAGTTTATGATCAAATGGCTGAAGGGTGACCATATTAAGATCAAAGTGTAA